In one window of Amblyomma americanum isolate KBUSLIRL-KWMA chromosome 9, ASM5285725v1, whole genome shotgun sequence DNA:
- the ACC gene encoding acetyl-CoA carboxylase isoform X7 produces MLAWLRVFFRFVLVLLGIKTVRRSTSRRRDRPPEAPAEMNGATEVKGRTDLQRLESLAAHNGVNTSPVRIVVEPCWDDEGGAVTATSANLFNGANLNGFGNGPRPLFTIDCSDEETDDPGSPSGRFMGDELRRNRSRAKLFRQSMSGAHLSAEDREYGKGQKDFIVATPEEFVSRFGGRHVINKVLIANNGIAAVKCMRSIRRWAYEMFSNDKAIRFVVMVTPEDLNANAEYIKLADHCVPVPGGSNNNNYANVDLILDIAKRVGAQAVWAGWGHASENPRLPELLSKNKIAFIGPPEKAMWALGDKIASSIVAQTANVPTLPWSGSGLKADWNEEEGHNPKKPLKIKPELYRKGCVTGVDDGLEAAQRIGFPVMIKASEGGGGKGIRKAESADDFPQCFRQVQSEVPGSPIFIMKLATCARHLEVQLLADQYGTAISLFGRDCSIQRRHQKIIEEAPCVVAKPQVLEHMERSAVRLAKMVGYVSAGTVEYLYSEDGKFYFLELNPRLQVEHPCTEMVADVNLPACQLQIAMGVPLHRIKDIRLLYGESPWGESRIDFDNPVQRPRPLGHVIAARITSENPDEGFKPSAGTVQELNFRSNKNVWGYFSVGASGGLHEFADSQFGHCFSWGEDREEARENLVLALKELSIRGDFRTTVEYLITLLETDAFLSNTFDTGWLDKLIAERVQAEKPDTMLSVICGALHVAYRTIRENFRNFQTCLEKGQILPATTLTNLLTADLIHDSVKYTVQVSQCGPTSYFLVMNGSTRRVEAHRLSDDRLLLSIDGASYTTYMKEEVDRYRVVIGNQTCIFEKEKDPSVLRSPSTGKLLQFLVEDGAHVVCGQSYAEIEVMKMVMTLTVEESGCVHFVKRPGAVLEAGCELARLELDDPTRVNKAHPFEGGFPAPESEGGLHEEKLNQQFLAAKQDLENVLDGYVLPDPYFVQHMTTSLDTFMRTLRDPTLPLMELKDIISSISGRIQPSVENNIRTLMKMYDKNITSVLAQFPSQQIAGVIDSYAATLQKRADRDVFFMTTQGIVQLVQRYRNGIRGRMKNVVQELLKQYLSVETDFQQGHYDKCVALLREKHKDSMSVVVDKIFSHLQVAKKNLLIIKLIDHLCGHEPGLTDELSSILNELTTLSKTDNAKVALRARQVLIATHQPAWELRHNQMESIFLSAIDMYGHDFCPENLQKLILSETSIFDVLPDFFYHGNVVVQRAALEVYVRRAYVSYDLTCLQHLQLPSGICAAQFQFLLPSSHPNRQNQAPAVTDGNANDSPSTPDDSVAAWEREQPDLDSQRVGIMAAFNTFEQFANDFDNLIEFFAVSPNVAPRNEFDFGTREHNTPSFCDNNESPVNVEPMHILNIAIRNDIPNEDEDYAAKYYAFCQEKCAIMKERMVRRVTFLILHKRRFPQYYTYRYRDDYVEDQIYRHLEPALAFQLEINRLRNYDLEAIPTSNLKMHLYLGKAKVPKGQEVSDFRFFIRAIIRHSDLVTKEASYEYLQNEGERLLLEAMDELEVAFTHPVAKRTDCNHIFLNFVPKVTMDPARIAENVRDMVMRYGPRLWKLRVLQAEIKMTIRPSLNGKCVPIRLFLANESGYYLDIALYKERLDPETGLMQFEAWGPHRQGPLHGLPISTPYLTKDYLQQKRFQAQSNGTTYVYDFPDMFRQALLRLWEEHVEMRPGQDIPASLLSCVELVLDSQGRLVEQKRLPGENDVGMVAWRMTLVTPENPEGRDIIVIANDITFLLGTFGPQEDILFLKASERARALGIPRLYISANSGARIGLAEELKHLFNIAWVDPEVPDKGYRYLYLTPENFKKVSALNSVNTELIDDEGEKRYKITSIIGKVDGLGVENLKYAGLIAGETSQAYEEIVTISLVTCRAIGIGAYLVRLGQRVIQLENSHIILTGAGALNKLLGREVYTSNNQLGGVQIMYPNGVSHVTVHDDLEGTYVMLKWLSYMPKYKGAKLPITEPLDPIDRDVVYTPSKVPYDPRWLLAGRDSPNLPGFWEDGFFDRGSFMEVMQQWAQTVVCGRARLGGIPVGVVAVETRTVEIDIPADPANLDSEAKVLSQAGQVWFPDSAYKTAQAINDFNREELPLFVFANWRGFSGGMKDMYDQVLKFGAYIVDALHTYRQPVLVYIPPYGELRGGAWAVVDAAINPQQMEMYADPDSRGGVLEPEGTVEIRFRKKDLLKAMHRVDARCREILAQLGMADPEKKAALEVELHKREQQLLPMYHQVALSFADLHDMPARMQEKGVIQDVVPWCKSRCQLYWRLRRRLLQDAVKRDIRQVRPQLGDGEMESMLRRWFVESLGAVKQYLWENDLAVTNWLEEQLDPKMERSLVNENIQCLRRDAAISQIKGVLSVNPEVIMDSAVHIVQQLTPQQRSDLLATIRTLENDPLPTATATTSNESPTTPPSSSDSAS; encoded by the exons ACAGTCTATGTCGGGTGCTCATCTGTCCGCTGAGGACCGCGAATATGGGAAGGGCCAGAAGGACTTCATCGTGGCCACCCCCGAGGAGTTTGTCAGCCGCTTCGGAGGCAGACATGTCATCAACAAG GTCCTGATAGCCAACAACGGCATTGCAGCCGTGAAATGCATGCGCTCCATCCGAAGATGGGCGTACGAGATGTTCAGCAACGACAAAGCCATCCGCTTTGTTGTCATGGTGACGCCAGAGGACCTCAATGCCAACGCAG AGTACATCAAGTTGGCAGACCACTGTGTGCCAGTCCCGGGTGGCTCCAACAACAACAACTATGCCAACGTGGATCTTATCCTGGACATCGCGAAGAGGGTCGGTGCCCAGGCTGTGTGGGCCGGATGGGGGCACGCCTCCGAGAACCCCCGGCTCCCCGAGCTTCTGTCCAAGAATAAGATTGCCTTCATTG GTCCTCCAGAGAAGGCCATGTGGGCGCTGGGAGACAAGATCGCCTCCTCTATCGTGGCACAGACAGCGAACGTCCCCACGCTCCCCTGGAGCGGCTCTGGCCTGAAGGCTGACTGGAACGAGGAAGAAGGCCACAACCCCAAGAAGCCCCTGAAGATCAAGCCCGAGCTGTACCGCAAGGGGTGCGTGACGGGCGTGGATGACGGCCTGGAGGCGGCCCAGCGCATCGGCTTTCCCGTCATGATCAAGGCCTCGGAGGGGGGCGGGGGAAAGGGCATCCGCAAGGCTGAGTCGGCCGACGACTTCCCCCAGTGCTTCCGGCAGGTGCAGAGTGAGGTGCCTGGTTCGCCCATCTTCATCATGAAGCTGGCGACCTGCGCGCGCCACCTGGAGGTGCAGCTGTTGGCAGACCAGTACGGCACGGCCATCTCCCTGTTTGGCCGCGACTGCTCCATCCAGCGGCGGCACCAGAAGATCATAGAGGAGGCGCCCTGCGTGGTGGCCAAGCCGCAAGTGCTTGAACACATGGAGCGG TCTGCTGTCCGGCTAGCCAAGATGGTGGGCTATGTCAGTGCCGGCACTGTGGAGTACCTCTACAGTGAGGATGGCAAGTTCTACTTCCTGGAGCTCAACCCAAGGCTTCAG GTTGAGCATCCGTGTACAGAAATGGTTGCCGACGTCAACTTACCTGCGTGCCAACTTCAG ATTGCCATGGGTGTGCCACTGCACCGTATCAAGGACATCCGCCTCCTCTATGGCGAGTCACCGTGGGGTGAGTCACGCATAGACTTTGACAACCCTGTCCAACGACCTCGGCCCCTGGGCCACGTGATTGCTGCCCGTATCACCTCGGAGAACCCCGACGAGGGCTTCAAGCCCAGTGCGGGCACGGTCCAGGAGCTCAACTTCCGCTCCAACAAGAACGTCTGGGGCTACTTCAGTGTCGGTGCCTCTGGCGGACTGCACGAGTTCGCCGACTCCCAGTTCGGCCATTGCTTCTCGTGGGGCGAGGACCGTGAGGAGGCCCGCGAGAACCTGGTGCTCGCGCTCAAGGAGCTCTCAATCCGCGGTGACTTCCGCACCACCGTTGAATACCTCATCACCCTGCTGGAGACGGACGCCTTCCTGAGCAACACCTTCGACACAGGATGGCTCGACAAGCTCATTGCCGAGCGAGTGCAAGCCGAGAAACCTGACACGATGCTGTCGGTGATCTGTGGTGCGCTGCACGTGGCTTACCGGACTATCCGCGAGAACTTCCGTAACTTCCAGACGTGCCTGGAGAAGGGCCAGATCCTGCCAGCGACGACACTCACAAACTTGCTCACCGCGGACCTCATCCACGATTCGGTCAAGTACACGGTGCAG GTTTCCCAGTGCGGGCCAACGTCATACTTCTTGGTGATGAACGGCTCGACGCGTCGCGTGGAGGCCCACCGGCTGAGTGATGACCGCCTCCTGCtgtccatagatggcgccagctacacAACCTACATGAAGGAGGAGGTGGACCGCTATCGGGTGGTCATTGGCAACCAGACATGTATTTTCGAGAAGGAGAAGGACCCCAGTGTGCTGAG GTCTCCGTCGACAGGCAAGCTTCTCCAGTTCCTGGTTGAAGATGGGGCTCATGTGGTCTGCGGCCAGTCGTACGCTGAAATCGAAGTGATGAAGATGGTAATGACGCTAACCGTTGAAGAGAGTGGATG CGTCCACTTTGTGAAGCGGCCTGGCGCTGTCCTCGAGGCTGGCTGTGAACTTGCCAGGCTGGAGTTGGATGACCCCACACGAGTCAACAAG GCCCACCCGTTCGAGGGTGGCTTCCCGGCACCCGAGTCGGAAGGGGGGCTCCACGAGGAGAAGCTGAACCAGCAGTTCTTGGCAGCCAAGCAGGACCTGGAGAATGTGCTGGATGGATACGTGCTGCCGGACCCCTACTTCGTGCAGCACATGACCACCTCACTGGACACCTTCATGCGTACCCTGCGCGACCCCACCTTGCCCCTCATGGAGCTCAAG GACATCATCTCGTCCATCTCTGGCCGCATCCAGCCATCGGTCGAGAACAACATTCGGACGCTGATGAAGATGTACGACAAGAACATCACCTCAGTCCTGGCCCAGTTCCCAAGCCAGCAG ATTGCCGGTGTCATCGACAGCTATGCAGCAACTCTCCAGAAGCGGGCGGACCGGGATGTCTTCTTCATGACCACCCAGGGCATTGTGCAGCTGGTCCAGAGGTACCGAAACGGTATTCGTGGCCGCATGAAGAATGTTGTGCAAGAGTTGCTGAAGCAGTACCTCTCTGTGGAGACCGACTTCCAGCAGG GTCATTATGACAAGTGCGTGGCCCTGTTGCGCGAGAAGCACAAGGACAGCATGTCTGTCGTGGTGGACAAAATCTTCTCGCACCTGCAGGTGGCCAAGAAGAACCTGCTCATCATCAAGCTCATC GACCACCTGTGCGGTCATGAGCCCGGCCTCACCGACGAGCTGTCTTCTATCCTGAACGAACTGACCACCCTGAGCAAAACGGACAATGCTAAGGTGGCTCTCAGGGCACGTCAG GTGCTGATTGCAACGCACCAGCCTGCATGGGAGCTGCGCCACAACCAGATGGAGTCCATCTTCCTGTCGGCCATCGACATGTATGGCCATGACTTCTGCCCCGAGAACCTTCAGAAGCTGATCCTCTCAGAGACGTCCATCTTCGACGTGCTGCCAGATTTCTTCTACCACGGCAATGTGGTTGTCCAGAGGGCTGCGCTTGAG GTGTACGTGAGGCGGGCGTACGTTTCCTACGACCTGACATGCCTGCAGCACCTGCAGTTGCCTTCGGGCATCTGCGCAGCCCAGTTCCAGTTCCTGCTTCCCAGCTCGCACCCAAACAG GCAAAACCAGGCACCGGCCGTGACTGATGGCAACGCGAACGACTCTCCCAGCACCCCGGACGACAGCGTTGCCGCTTGGGAACGCGAGCAGCCGGACCTGGACTCTCAGCGAGTCGGGATCATGGCTGCCTTCAACACCTTTGAGCAGTTTGCAAA CGACTTTGACAACCTGATCGAGTTCTTCGCTGTCTCGCCTAACGTGGCTCCGCGAAACGAGTTCGACTTTGGCACGCGGGAGCACAACACACCCTCGTTCTGTGACAACAACGAGAGCCCAGTG AATGTTGAGCCCATGCACATCCTCAACATTGCCATCCGCAACGACATTCCCAATGAGGATGAAGATTATGCAGCGAAGTACTACGCCTTCTGCCAGGAAAAA TGTGCCATCATGAAGGAGAGGATGGTTCGCAGGGTGACCTTCCTCATCCTGCACAAGCGACGGTTCCCCCAGTACTACACATACCGCTACCGTGACGAT TACGTCGAGGACCAGATCTACCGACACCTGGAGCCTGCGCTGGCCTTCCAGCTGGAGATCAACCGGCTGCGCAACTACGACCTCGAGGCCATCCCGACCTCCAACCTCAAGATGCACCTCTATTTGGGAAAGGCCAAG GTTCCCAAGGGCCAGGAGGTGTCTGACTTCCGTTTCTTCATACGTGCCATCATTCGACACTCTGACCTTGTCACCAAG GAAGCTTCGTACGAGTACCTCCAGAATGAAGGGGAGCGTCTCCTGCTTGAGGCCATGGATGAGCTCGAAGTGGCTTTCACCCACCCCGTG GCCAAGCGAACAGATTGCAACCACATATTCCTGAACTTTGTGCCCAAGGTCACGATGGACCCGGCAAGG ATTGCCGAGAATGTCCGGGACATGGTGATGAGGTACGGGCCACGGCTGTGGAAGCTGAGGGTGCTCCAGGCCGAGATCAAGATGACCATTCG TCCGAGCCTGAATGGCAAGTGTGTGCCCATCCGGCTGTTCCTGGCCAACGAGAGCGGCTACTACCTGGACATTGCGCTGTACAAGGAGCGCCTGGACCCCGAGACGGGACTCATGCAGTTTGAGGCCTGGGGACCCCACCGCCAGGGTCCCCTGCACGGCCTGCCCATCTCCACCCCCTATCTCACCAAGGACTACCTGCAGCAGAAGCGCTTCCAGGCGCAGTCCAATGGCACCACCTACGTCTACGACTTCCCCGACATGTTCCGACAG GCCTTGCTCCGACTGTGGGAGGAGCACGTGGAGATGCGTCCAGGCCAGGACATACCAGCATCGCTGCTGAGCTGCGTCGAACTGGTTCTCGACTCGCAAGGCCGGCTGGTTGAGCAGAAGCGGCTCCCTGGCGAGAACGAC GTTGGCATGGTAGCCTGGCGCATGACTCTGGTCACACCCGAGAACCCGGAAGGCCGTGACATCATCGTCATCGCCAATGATATCACATTCCTCCTTGGCACCTTTGGACCCCAGGAAGATATCCTGTTTCTG AAAGCGTCTGAGAGGGCGCGGGCACTGGGCATTCCGCGACTCTACATTTCGGCAAACAGTGGAGCGAGGATCGGCCTCGCGGAAGAGCTGAAGCACCTCTTCAACATTGCATGGGTCGACCCTGAGGTGCCCGACAAG ggtTACCGGTATCTCTACCTGACACCAGAGAACTTCAAGAAGGTCAGCGCCTTGAACTCGGTCAACACTGAGCTCATTGATGATGAGGGCGAGAAGCGGTACAAGATAACCAGCATTATTG GCAAAGTGGATGGGCTCGGTGTTGAAAACTTGAAGTATGCGGGTCTGATTGCTGGCGAAACATCTCAGGCTTATGAGGAGATTGTCACCATCAGTTTG GTGACGTGTCGTGCCATTGGTATTGGGGCCTACCTGGTACGTCTCGGACAGCGCGTCATCCAACTCGAGAATTCGCACATCATTCTCACGGGTGCTGGAGCCCTGAACAAG CTGCTCGGACGGGAGGTGTACACGTCCAACAACCAGCTGGGAGGGGTGCAGATCATGTACCCCAACGGCGTCTCACACGTGACCGTGCACGACGACCTCGAGGGCACCTACGTCATGCTCAAGTGGCTCTCCTACATGCCCAAG TACAAGGGTGCCAAGCTTCCCATCACAGAGCCTCTGGACCCAATCGACAGAGATGTAGTGTACACCCCGTCCAAGGTTCCCTATGACCCTAGATGGCTGCTGGCCGGACGTGACAGTCCAA ACTTGCCTGGCTTCTGGGAGGACGGCTTCTTTGACCGCGGCTCCTTCATGGAGGTGATGCAGCAGTGGGCCCAGACAGTTGTCTGTGGCCGCGCCCGCCTCGGCGGCATTCCGGTTGGGGTTGTCGCGGTCGAGACGCGGACAGTGGAGATTGACATTCCCGCTGACCCTGCCAACCTCGACTCTGAGGCAAAG GTGCTGTCCCAAGCCGGCCAGGTGTGGTTCCCGGACTCGGCCTACAAGACGGCGCAGGCCATCAACGACTTCAACCGAGAGGAGCTGCCTCTGTTCGTCTTTGCCAACTGGCGAGGTTTTTCCGGAGGCATGAAAG ACATGTACGACCAGGTGCTGAAGTTTGGCGCATACATCGTGGACGCACTGCACACATACCGCCAGCCCGTGCTGGTATACATTCCTCCATACGGCGAGCTCCGCGGAGGCGCTTGGGCCGTCGTCGACGCTGCCATCAACCCGCAGCAGATGGAAATGTACGCTGACCCCGACAGCCGCGGCGGAGTACTGGAGCCCGAAGGCACAGTCGAGATCCGGTTCCGCAAGAAGGACCTGTTGAAGGCCATGCACCGTGTTGATGCCAG GTGCCGTGAGATCCTGGCCCAGCTGGGCATGGCCGATCCCGAGAAGAAGGCCGCCCTAGAGGTGGAGCTGCACAAACGTGAGCAGCAGCTGCTGCCCATGTACCATCAGGTGGCGCTGTCCTTTGCCGACCTGCATGACATGCCCGCCCGCATGCAGGAGAAAGGAGTCATCCAG GATGTGGTCCCCTGGTGCAAGTCGCGGTGCCAGCTGTActggcggctgcgccggcgcctGTTGCAAGATGCGGTCAAGCGGGACATCCGGCAGGTGCGGCCGCAGCTCGGCGATGGTGAGATGGAGAGCATGCTGCGCCGATGGTTCGTCGAGTCCCTGGGCGCCGTCAAG CAATATCTGTGGGAGAATGACCTGGCCGTGACCAACTGGCTTGAAGAGCAGCTTGACCCCAAGATGGAGCGCTCACTGGTCAACGAGAACATCCAGTGCCTGAGGAGGGACGCGGCCATCTCTCAGATCAAGGG TGTGCTCAGCGTCAACCCAGAAGTGATCATGGACTCTGCCGTGCACATAGTCCAGCAGCTGACTCCGCAGCAGCGCTCCGACCTGCTAGCAACCATCCGGACCCTTGAAAACGATCCGCTGCCCACTGCAACGGCGACGACGAGCAACGAGTCGCCGACAACTCCCCCTTCATCGTCGGACTCGGCGTCTTGA